Proteins encoded within one genomic window of Fusarium musae strain F31 chromosome 4, whole genome shotgun sequence:
- a CDS encoding hypothetical protein (EggNog:ENOG41~antiSMASH:Cluster_4.4), protein MTLNKTIRIGVDVGGTNTDAVAIDVALAAQGDSQRGVIAFKKTPTTPDATAGIETAVRAVIESGNIVPQRIASITVGTTHFINAVVERDARRLQKVGVLRLSRSFLREVPPFSDFPPDLAAIIKGHCGIIDGGLHIDGSQEAPIKEAQVIAECEKLKAENLKAVVIAGVFSPIDEVFKQESRVRDIILREIPGIDVVCSHEVANIGFLERENASILNAAILQYARKTMKRFNQAKKKLNLTCPLFITQNDGTTLDAAAAARIPIRTFASGATNSMRGAAYLAGIDAGGNSSAIVVDIGGTTADIGVILPSGLPRQASAYVTVAGVRVNYSMPHLHSVGLGGGSLVRTVDGKVKVGPESVGHYLVEEALVFGGNTCTASDIAVALGRADMGDKSRLAGLKTEFVESAKDCIKTLLDGAVDVIKTSADPLPVLLVGGGAVLAPEDISGASKVILPPFHDVANAIGAAISRVSGDVDIVQSTAHQTESQAVERAKTMAVERAILAGAIPESITMANVESIPLQYVSHQVRTIVKAVGDVDFKGYVSELELEAVDDDDEVGDEPEGQKNRAVKTTEDVPVDPFTYAPTIKVNDKGVPEWILSETDLAWLADGCYVLGCAGGGTPAPSFIQLRDIIRQGHTIRIIDQSFLKDDALIYWGGHMGSPAVSVERLQSTETVEAFNVLMEYLGHKSIDAVMGLEIGGANGMEPMLVGSSRFFNAPVIDGDWMGRAYPTYWQTTLAVHKPLELVPCAIDSGDGKSIIMTRAPDDEIVDRALRASCSEMGSRVGMAAKPTTTEYVRKYGVLNTCSLAWRIGRCIARSVYSNQLSTVAESIIQEAGGLKSARVLFRGKIVEVERRLYKGHSHGTLRIEAFNDQEDGESERMTPVVSGGTLRIPFKNENILAEHTTADGSETKIIASVPDLIAVLDNGSGKALGVPEFKYGYRVTVLGITCSPQWTRTPSGIEIGGPKAFGYDDVVYKPLGEYVEPVSVIKEYA, encoded by the coding sequence ATGACCCTAAATAAAACTATACGCATAGGAGTCGACGTCGGCGGCACCAACACCGACGCCGTCGCCATAGACGTCGCCCTCGCTGCCCAAGGCGACTCTCAACGCGGAGTCATCGCTTTCAAGAAAACCCCAACTACACCAGATGCGACCGCTGGAATTGAAACTGCTGTTAGAGCTGTCATTGAGTCTGGCAACATAGTTCCACAGCGGATAGCGAGCATCACCGTCGGCACAACACACTTTATCAATGCAGTCGTTGAGAGAGATGCCCGGCGACTTCAAAAAGTCGGCGTCTTGAGACTGTCGCGTTCGTTTCTCCGAGAAGTGCCTCCATTCTCGGACTTTCCGCCCGATCTGGCGGCTATCATCAAGGGACATTGCGGCATCATCGATGGAGGCCTGCATATTGATGGGTCTCAAGAAGCGCCCATTaaagaagctcaagtgaTTGCTGAGTGTGAAAAGCTCAAGGCAGAGAATCTCAAAGCAGTTGTAATCGCTGGCGTCTTTTCCCCGATTGATGAGGTATTCAAGCAAGAGAGCCGCGTCAGAGACATCATCCTAAGAGAAATTCCAGGAATTGATGTCGTTTGCTCTCATGAGGTCGCCAATATTGGCTTTCTTGAGCGGGAAAACGCCAGTATTCTTAATGCCGCCATTCTCCAATATGCTCGAAAGACAATGAAGAGGTTCAatcaggccaagaagaagctcaacctgACATGTCCACTATTCATCACTCAGAACGACGGGACTACTCTTGatgctgcagcagcagctagGATACCGATTAGGACTTTTGCATCTGGAGCGACCAACTCGATGAGGGGAGCTGCATACTTGGCTGGGATCGACGCTGGAGGCAACTCTTCGGCCATCGTCGTGGATATCGGCGGAACTACAGCTGATATTGGTGTGATTCTACCAAGCGGGCTTCCAAGACAAGCCTCTGCCTACGTCACAGTTGCCGGAGTGAGGGTGAATTATTCAATGCCTCATCTGCACTCCGTTGGACTTGGCGGGGGTTCACTTGTGCGCACTGTTGATGGAAAAGTCAAGGTCGGCCCTGAGTCGGTTGGCCACTACCTTGtagaagaagctcttgtgTTTGGTGGCAACACCTGCACGGCATCTGATATCGCTGTCGCATTGGGAAGAGCAGATATGGGTGATAAGAGCAGACTCGCTGGACTGAAAACTGAGTTTGTCGAGTCTGCAAAAGACTGCATCAAGACACTACTTGATGGAGCTGTCGATGTCATAAAGACTTCAGCTGATCCTCTTCCAGTTCTTCTGGTCGGAGGAGGTGCTGTGCTTGCACCAGAGGATATCTCAGGTGCTTCAAAGGTCATCCTCCCGCCCTTCCACGATGTTGCAAATGCCATTGGTGCTGCTATATCTCGCGTCAGTGGAGATGTTGATATTGTTCAAAGCACAGCACACCAGACAGAGTCACAGGCTGTTGAGCGTGCGAAGACGATGGCCGTTGAACGAGCTATTCTAGCTGGTGCTATCCCCGAAAGTATAACCATGGCGAATGTAGAGAGTATCCCGTTACAATACGTGTCTCATCAAGTTCGAACCATTGTTAAAGCAGTGGGAGACGTCGACTTCAAGGGCTATGTATCTGAGTTGGAGCTCGAGGCtgtagatgatgatgacgaagttGGTGATGAACCTGAGGGGCAAAAGAATCGAGCTGTCAAGACTACAGAGGATGTTCCCGTGGATCCTTTTACATACGCTCCGaccatcaaggtcaacgatAAGGGCGTTCCTGAATGGATACTCAGTGAGACAGATCTGGCTTGGCTGGCTGACGGGTGCTACGTACTCGGCTGCGCAGGTGGTGGCACTCCAGCTCCCAGCTTCATCCAACTGCGGGATATAATACGCCAAGGCCACACTATTCGCATCATCGACCAGTCTTTCCTAAAAGATGACGCCCTTATCTACTGGGGCGGACACATGGGATCTCCTGCCGTGTCAGTAGAGCGACTACAGTCAACCGAGACAGTCGAAGCATTCAATGTGTTGATGGAATATCTCGGCCATAAGAGCATTGACGCTGTCATGGGATTAGAAATTGGTGGTGCCAATGGCATGGAGCCAATGCTCGTCGGTTCCTCACGATTCTTCAATGCGCCTGTGATTGACGGCGACTGGATGGGCCGGGCATATCCTACATACTGGCAGACTACACTCGCGGTACATAAACCACTGGAACTTGTTCCTTGTGCCATTGATTCAGGCGACGGAAAGAGTATCATCATGACTAGAGCAccagatgatgagattgttgatCGAGCATTGAGAGCATCATGTTCCGAAATGGGAAGCAGAGTCGGCATGGCCGCTAAACCTACGACTACTGAGTATGTGCGGAAATATGGCGTGCTGAATACCTGTTCTCTCGCTTGGAGGATAGGCAGATGCATTGCCCGGAGTGTCTACAGTAACCAGCTATCAACAGTCGCAGAGTCGATCATCCAAGAGGCTGGTGGTTTGAAGTCAGCGAGGGTGCTATTCCGTGGCAAAATTGTTGAAGTCGAGAGGAGACTATACAAGGGACACTCGCACGGCACTCTGCGTATTGAAGCATTCAATGACCAAGAGGATGGAGAATCCGAGCGGATGACACCTGTAGTCTCAGGAGGAACACTGCGCATCCCATTCAAGAACGAGAACATTCTTGCTGAGCACACTACCGCCGACGGTTCTGAAACCAAGATCATCGCCTCTGTTCCTGATCTTATTGCTGTGCTAGACAATGGATCTGGTAAAGCATTAGGTGTTCCAGAGTTCAAGTATGGGTATAGAGTAACTGTTTTGGGCATTACGTGCTCACCGCAGTGGACGAGAACACCTTCTGGTATTGAGATTGGAGGGCCGAAGGCATTTGGTTATGACGATGTTGTTTATAAGCCTCTTGGGGAGTATGTGGAGCCTGTGAGTGTGATCAAGGAATATGCTTAA
- a CDS encoding hypothetical protein (antiSMASH:Cluster_4.4~SMCOG1111:GCN5-related N-acetyltransferase), producing MTVNQPENPDFIQIKTTLTKLPYPPLEERPTVITERLLLRPFYEDAAKDLFPMRAQKEVMMWTSQGAPDQNVEETQKWAAQRLPPHDETNLYYVISLVETGEVIGAGGTYRRECELGWPAIGYAFRKEAWGKGYATEFLVAFMKIWWELPRAEYSIAVDRTTLSEEEIVASVNGIITERCAAETIKENGASKRVLEKAGYTWVKEWRNEEKNWSIYGWVTTAAQLPSK from the coding sequence atgaCAGTCAACCAACCAGAGAACCCAGATTTCATCCAGATCAAAACCACCCTTACGAAACTACCATACCCACCGTTGGAGGAACGGCCAACTGTAATAACAGAGCGTCTTCTTCTCAGGCCATTCTATGAAGATGCTGCAAAAGACTTGTTCCCCATGCGCGCCCAAAAAGAGGTCATGATGTGGACATCACAAGGTGCGCCAGACCAGAATGTCGAGGAAACCCAGAAGTGGGCTGCACAAAGATTACCGCCACACGACGAGACCAACCTCTATTACGTGATCAGTCTCGTTGAAACTGGCGAAGTCATCGGAGCTGGTGGCACTTACAGACGAGAGTGTGAACTGGGCTGGCCGGCGATTGGATATGCGTTTCGCAAGGAGGCTTGGGGGAAGGGCTACGCGACTGAGTTTCTTGTTGCGTTCATGAAGATATGGTGGGAACTTCCTCGAGCGGAGTATTCGATTGCTGTGGATAGGACCACGTtgagtgaggaggagataGTGGCCAGCGTGAATGGTATTATTACGGAAAGATGCGCTGCGGAGACGATCAAAGAGAATGGGGCAAGTAAGCGTGTCTTGGAAAAGGCTGGGTATACTTGGGTGAAGGAATGGAGgaacgaggagaagaattGGTCGATCTATGGATGGGTTACGACTGCTGCACAACTGCCTTCAAAGTAG
- a CDS encoding hypothetical protein (EggNog:ENOG41~antiSMASH:Cluster_4.4), with protein MTERALAIDYYKIDSTQIRILILQLGVDDDEVVCTLVPVYRDEAEYHALSYEWGAESKDDPDITVHDRKVQIRRNLFDALRSIRKPMEDQILRVDAICINQSDVDEKSEQVAMMGNTFSGAIGVIAWLGPANDDSDLAMDLLSNAKSLRASLPFFRKEKYIALSLIINWVRGQRLKLTGGSQSDIKLSREAKALSSLCHRSYWRRIWIVQELYLAQSFVVWCGAKSITGDNFDDSMGALFDWKSPFNGDKDFAKNPAYQQRLARFLRPSDSSPGLNDLRRWLWICLGSDFQCSREQDFVHALLDISFDYEAVKDSFKVDYSKPLRVIFLELLWQRNLSTWQNRPGDEKRWLNLAKKMNLSIDEDLKGEISARFSRHES; from the coding sequence ATGACTGAGAGGGCTCTTGCAATCGACTATTACAAGATCGATTCTACACAGATCCGCATACTCATCCTCCAGCTTGGGgtagatgacgatgaggtcGTATGCACCCTCGTTCCTGTCTACCGTGATGAAGCAGAATACCATGCCCTGTCATATGAATGGGGAGCGGAAAGCAAAGATGACCCCGACATTACAGTCCATGATCGCAAGGTTCAGATTCGCAGGAATCTCTTTGATGCGCTTAGAAGCATAAGAAAGCCAATGGAAGATCAGATACTCAGGGTCGATGCGATATGCATCAATCAGTCGGATGTTGACGAGAAAAGCGAGCAAGTCGCCATGATGGGTAATACCTTTAGTGGCGCAATCGGTGTGATCGCATGGCTCGGTCCAGCAAACGATGATAGCGACCTTGCAATGGACTTGCTATCTAATGCTAAGTCTCTACGAGCAAGCCTACCGTTTTTtcgaaaagaaaaatatatcGCGTTGTCATTGATCATCAATTGGGTTCGCGGCCAAAGGCTTAAGCTTACAGGCGGCAGTCAATCCGACATCAAACTCTCACGTGAGGCGAAGGCCCTGTCTTCGCTCTGTCATCGAAGCTACTGGCGGCGAATCTGGATCGTCCAGGAGTTATACCTTGCACAGAGCTTCGTCGTATGGTGTGGCGCCAAATCCATCACCGGTGACAACTTTGACGATTCGATGGGAGCTTTGTTTGACTGGAAGAGCCCGTTTAATGGGGACAAGGACTTTGCGAAGAATCCTGCGTACCAGCAGAGGCTAGCCCGTTTTTTGCGACCCAGTGATTCCAGTCCTGGACTCAACGACTTGCGGCGGTGGCTGTGGATATGCCTCGGCAGCGACTTTCAGTGCTCGAGAGAACAGGATTTTGTTCATGCGCTTTTAGATATTTCGTTTGACTATGAGGCAGTGAAAGATTCTTTCAAGGTCGATTACTCTAAGCCACTGCGTGTGATATTTCTGGAGCTTCTTTGGCAGAGGAATCTTTCTACGTGGCAGAATAGACCTGGAGATGAAAAGCGATGGCTGAACCTTGCGAAAAAGATGAACCTGAGTATAGATGAAGATCTCAAAGGGGAAATATCTGCACGATTTTCTAGGCATGAGTCTTGA
- a CDS encoding hypothetical protein (antiSMASH:Cluster_4.4) → MDQFQAFDYDSVELRTASTEIRLLDLLPSRGLVDSRLIGRLYTSSIGSPSPYIALSYVWGLGNKTQSIQISNSSDDEAAFIPITESLETALQHFRKPDEVITLWIDQICINQADNREKGQQVSMMGRIYSSATQVLVWLGPAQDGSDKLMEAWQDIGQKSQEFGMESYMNPQSYYLISALARSKDPSDETAMRFQSLLASTVEAFAPLLKESVLKKWFKRPYFSRVWIIQEFCLCPETIFVCGSKTIPVDFVKFAVLLLQTAIGNMPQGDYEQLQPPDMPLERLSEVSSEPTARLFGCRSRHQKHKDDELYMLLRRLFVELETNATVHRDRIFALLGLAADAEKLGIKPDYEGSTELILTKTARTLIEKSGRADLLCYSQFPKLEELSLLPSWVPDWRSNLSRSFYTINERIDKHLFAASGHDSVVEVVKDPNRNQDILGLRGHTVDMIEEVAQGDGWMDMSWDYERFLGYMAQIDDLWQKSMGKTSIIHGEVTQQRKEEARWRLPIGDIYWTWEGDQQRAKPEIAAFHKQFLQELKLFDEMTKLAAAGEDVSEKLLQWEEEHRGADTKHNYRESMRKMQGKRPFLTEMGYLGMGPMEGKSGDVVAVFCGGRIPFVLRPIERLSELGKFVHIGEAYCDGFMDGEATGKEKQTFWLT, encoded by the coding sequence ATGGACCAATTCCAAGCCTTTGACTATGACTCGGTGGAGCTACGGACGGCGTCAACCGAGATCCGGCTGCTAGATCTTTTACCCTCTCGAGGTTTGGTCGATAGCCGTCTGATCGGCCGTCTATACACAAGCTCCATTGGAAGCCCATCACCCTACATCGCTCTCTCATATGTTTGGGGCTTAGGCAATAAAACTCAATCAATTCAGATATCGAACTCGAGTGACGATGAGGCAGCTTTTATACCTATCACGGAGTCGCTAGAGACGGCACTACAACATTTCCGAAAGCCCGATGAGGTGATAACACTATGGATCGACCAGATCTGCATCAACCAGGCAGACAATAGAGAAAAAGGCCAGCAGGTCTCGATGATGGGGAGAATTTACTCATCTGCGACACAAGTGCTAGTATGGCTTGGTCCAGCCCAAGACGGCTCAGACAAATTGATGGAAGCATGGCAAGACATTGGCCAGAAGTCTCAAGAGTTTGGAATGGAGAGCTACATGAACCCGCAGAGTTACTACCTCATATCAGCATTGGCTAGAAGCAAAGACCCTTCTGATGAGACTGCTATGCGCTTCCAAAGCTTGTTGGCCAGTACTGTTGAGGCATTTGCTCCTTTGCTAAAGGAATCAGTGCTGAAAAAGTGGTTCAAGAGACCATACTTTTCACGAGTCTGGATCATTCAGGAGTTTTGTCTGTGTCCTGAAACCATCTTCGTGTGCGGTTCCAAGACGATACCCGTGGACTTTGTCAAATTCGCggtgctgctgcttcaaACCGCGATAGGCAACATGCCCCAAGGCGACTACGAGCAGCTTCAGCCGCCTGATATGCCTCTGGAGCGACTTTCCGAAGTGTCTTCTGAACCAACAGCTCGGTTGTTTGGCTGTCGTTCACGTCACCAGAAGCATAAAGACGACGAGCTGTACATGTTGTTGCGCAGACTATTCGTTGAGCTTGAGACGAATGCTACCGTGCATCGTGACCGTATCTttgcccttcttggcctggctGCGGACGCAGAGAAGCTTGGTATAAAGCCGGACTATGAGGGAAGCACCGAGCTTATCCTGACGAAGACTGCACGCACGTTGATTGAGAAGAGTGGTCGTGCGGACCTTCTGTGCTACTCTCAATTCCCtaagcttgaggagctttcACTTCTACCGTCGTGGGTTCCCGACTGGCGATCTAATCTAAGCCGTTCGTTCTACACCATCAACGAGCGCATTGATAAGCATCTATTTGCTGCGTCCGGTCACGATAGTGTTGTTGAGGTTGTAAAAGACCCAAATCGCAACCAGGATATCCTGGGACTTAGAGGCCATACTGTTGATATGATTGAGGAGGTTGCCCAAGGTGATGGCTGGATGGACATGAGCTGGGATTATGAGAGATTTCTTGGCTATATGGCTCAAATAGATGATCTATGGCAGAAATCTATGGGGAAGACTAGCATAATCCACGGCGAAGTAACTCAACAGCGAAAAGAAGAGGCACGATGGCGTTTGCCTATTGGAGACATCTACTGGACATGGGAAGGGGATCAACAGAGAGCGAAACCGGAGATAGCAGCGTTTCATAAGCAATTCCTCCAAGAGCTGAAGTTGTTTGACGAAATGACTAAACTAGCAGCGGCAGGAGAAGATGTTTCAGAGAAACTCCTGCAATGGGAGGAGGAACATCGTGGCGCAGACACAAAGCATAACTATCGTGAGAGTATGAGGAAGATGCAGGGTAAGCGACCGTTCCTCACAGAAATGGGATATCTAGGCATGGGTCCTATGGAGGGCAAATCTGGGGATGTCGTTGCTGTCTTTTGCGGTGGACGAATTCCTTTTGTACTGCGTCCTATTGAACGGTTGAGCGAGCTTGGTAAGTTCGTGCATATCGGTGAGGCATACTGTGATGGTTTTATGGATGGTGAAGCCACTGGAAAGGAGAAACAGACTTTCTGGCTTACCTGA
- a CDS encoding hypothetical protein (EggNog:ENOG41~antiSMASH:Cluster_4.4), with protein MSDPASQLRIQDSKQRLKQAYDTAVSTKESAESDFKEAEDAGFTDGQDFKQWSLQNAPVWSVALNDYQGAKAAYSAALQHGDKEASQAWEKKYREAVLGDNPAKPDYDVLVEP; from the exons ATGTCCGATCCCGCCAGCCAACTCCGCATCCAAGATAGCAAGCAGAGGCTCAAGCAGGCATACGACACCGCCGTCAGCACCAAAGAAAGTGCCGAGTCCGATTTCAAGGAAGCGGAGGACGCTGGCTTCACTGACGGTCAAGACTTCAAGCAATGGTCTCTTCAGAAC GCGCCTGTGTGGAGCGTAGCCCTAAATGATTACCAAGGAGCAAAGGCTGCGTACAGCGCGGCACTTCAACATGGCGACAAGGAAGCTTCCCAGGCTTGGGAGAAGAAGTATAGAGAGGCAGTGTTAGGAGATAACCCTGCAAAACCCGACTACGATGTTCTCGTCGAGCCTTGA